CTCGATTGAAATTCCTGTGATAGAGGAGGGGCAGAATCATGCTCTTGCTAAATTTGTTGGATGCATGCAGTTGGGTGATACTTATGCAATGATAGGGCAGATTGAGAATTCTATACTGTGCTACACAGCAGGTTTGGAGATCCAAAGACAAGTCTTGGGAGAAATGGACTCTCGTTTTGGTGAGACTTGCAGGTACTTAGCTGAGGCTCATGTTCAAGCATTGCAATTTGATGAGGCCAAGAAGCTTTGCCAGATGGCTCTCAACATCCACAAGAAGAATGGCACACCTGCTTCTCTTGAAGAAGCAGCAGACAGGAGACTAATGGCGCTTATCTGCGACTCAAAAGGAGATTATGAAGCTGCTCTTGAGCATTATGTTTTAGCAGGCATGGCAATGGCGGCAAATGGCCAGGAAATAGATGCGGCATCCATCGATTGCAGCATCGGTGACACGTATTTATCTCTGGCTCGATATGATGAGGCTGTTTTTTCCTATCAGAAAGCGCTCACTGTGTTTAAATCAACTAAAGGGGAGAATCATCCAACTGTGGCTTCAGTTTTTGTCCGCTTGGCTGATCTATACAACAAGGTAGGAAAATTAAGGGAGTCCAAATCTTACTGTGAAAATGCCCTTCGGCTTTATGGAAAGCCCAATCCTGGAATCCCCTCAGAAGAGATTGCCAGTGGTTTAATTGATATTTCAGCTATCTTTGAATCCATGAATGAGCTGGAGCAGGCACTCAAGTTACTTCAGAAAGCCTTAAAGATATACGGTAATGCCCCAGGTCAGCAAAGCACAATTGCAGGAATTGAGGCCCAGATGGGGGtcatatattatatgatgggAAATTACTCTGCCTCATACAACTCCTTCAGCAGTTCCATTTCAAAGCTTCGAGCAAGTGGAGAGAAGAAATCTGCTTTCCTTGGGATCGCTCTGAATCAAATGGGCCTTGCCTGCGTGCAGCGTTATGCAATAGGCGAGGCTGCTGAGCTGTTTGAAGAAGCAAGGAGTATTTTGGAAAAGGAATATGGACCATGCCACCCTGACACATTAGGGATTTACAGTAATCTTGCTGGCACTTACGATGCAATGGGCAGGTATAAACCCTTTCACTACATGTTTTCAACATCAGCATGAGTTGCCTACTGAGTATCTTCACTAGTGTTATTAACTATAGTCTTCTTTTCAGTGATTGACTTGTTTATACTTCATAGTTTTAAGAAATGCTAGTCATCATAAATTTTTGGTTATGTCTTATGGTTGAAGTATGGCATCATTGCTCTTTTCCCTGTCTATTATAGATATCATTTGTTACAAAATGTTGTGTTTGAGtcctgttttttttcttctgtctGTTCTGTCTTGACTTTGAAACGAGCCAAGACAAGGTTGTCCAATGACAAATGTTGTCAATCTTTGATGGCTATATTGAAGTCCAAATTCCCATCAGATAAGGTTCTGTGAGTAGAGTTTTTAAACACCTTTACACCCTGTTTGGTGGTTGAGAAGATACATGAAAGGAAAATTAGTACTTAGAATATTGCAATTATTGGATTAGAGTGGTTGTAGTAGGATTCTagtttttcctatatttttttcttagccAGCAGAAGGACTTAGATATAAATTTGTCATTGGAACTGGATTATCTTTAACTCTGATTATTAAACATCTCTTGCTTTCAAATCATATTTGCACAGGTTGGAGGATgccattgaaattttggaatatGTTGTTGGGGTAAGAGAGGAGAAGCTGGGGACAGCAAATCCTGATGTAGATGATGAGAAGAGAAGGTTGACAGAGTTATTGACAGAAGCAGGCAGGGTTCGGAGTAGGAAAACCAGGTCACTACAAACCTTCCTTGACACCAACCCTCAGGCGACAATAAATGATGCCATCAAGGTATTATAAGCCAATGATTCAACGATGTATTTATTATATTCTTGTAAAATATGCTTCAGAGAAAAGAATACATGTTAGGTGGTTGGTCGGATTTTTAGATTCTTGCTGGAAAAATTGGGGAAACGCAAAGAATGAAGGTGACAAAGGGGATTTGGCACCAAATTCTTGATTATACTACATATGGGGTTCTCATGAAAAGTTGCATTTATATTCAATTGTGCAAGGAATTGTTGAAATTCCTCTGTCAAATTGTTGTTTGTATGTCTCATGTTTTAATAAAGAAATGTTgggatttcattttcttttcttggtacaCCAAACTGCCTGATGGAAAACTTGAACTGAGAGTTAAGAATAGTGGCAAGTCAGTTTCTGCATCAATAGAGAATTCCATCTAAATGGAAGAACACGTTCCTTGAAAATTCATTGAATTGTACTACAATCcgccaatattttttatgaccAGTACGCCAGTGGTTGGCTTGTTACACCGTGACTAGGCCTGCTGCTACTGATGGCAAGCCTCTGATACTGGAATTGGTGGGTCGGAGAAGGAGCCATTGAGAATGGCTTTTGCAACCCATTCGTTGGCCGCCTCTGAGTAGTGTGTGCCGTCCCAGCTAATGTGCCTGGATGGATGTTCGCATGGAATACCATAGACTGTTCCATTCACCACTGCTTTCTGCCCACATTCCGCATGGTAACCGTAGTAACTACCACAACAGAAGTTCATCAGATCAACAAAACCTGCCCATCACCATTACCCAAATAATTAGGAACTTGTTGATACATAAACATGgcttaattttagaaaaaacctAAGAAATATCACTGCattgtgattggtttttctGGAGTTACCTAGATCTTTTGCTTGGCTAACCAGTGAGTATTTAACCGAATACACATCCACATATGTGAATGCTGCATGAGGAAGCTGTGCCCTTAGCTTGATGACCATGTCCTTAAGCTGCTTGTTGAATTCTTGGGCCACCTTATTATGAGGCTTCACGCAGCCGTAACGGTCCAGATTTCGGGGTTTTTGTTGGTAATATATAACACTGTATGGCAAGCAACCGATTGGGCCTGTGTTATGTATCCAAAATGTTCTTGCACCTTCCTCATATAGTTGCTGAAACATGGAACACCACCATAAGTTTCAAGCTTGAATATAACTGTTTGATCATGCCCAAACTGGAGACAAACTGACTCAAAATACTTACATGTACTACTCCAGACAACACATTGAGGATATCAGGAATGGAAGCAAGCACTTTTTCCTCATTTGTGTGCTGAAAACCATAAGCAAGATCATTCTGCCCTATGTCAATGGTGTATAGTGCCTTTGAGAAGTCCCTGGGCCTTGGGACTTTGCTTTTGAAAGGTGGTGTAGTGCCTAGACATGACAGAAACAAGACCAACCATGCCCTGTTAGTATGATTTCAGTGCCCAAAAAGGCCGCATGCAAGCTAGAGAAAGAGACTGACAGTTATGGTTCAGCTGCTGATACAGAGCTGTAGTTTGAGATTTAAATCGTTTGAACTGAGCGAGTTGGATCTCAAGGTGGAATGGGCTATACCCCCCTGGCCTAATGGATGAACCCCCAGTCGCAAAATTTGCTCCATGCCAGAAATTCGTCCCCATGGAATCCAAATATGCATTCAAATATGGTAAGCCCAGTGTCTCACCTGCGCTGAATAAAACTTAGAAGAAAGACAACGACTTGAAATATTTGTATAAAGAAAATATGGACTTACTTATGAAGTCTAATATTAGGCGACCATCACAAAACCTTCCTGAAGCCTTGCCGAAGAAGGTTTCGCCATTGGGCAGAAAGACCTCACTGATGGCTGCAGACCGTCCTCCAGTGTCTGAATTGGAGTCACCAAAGTTGAAAATAGCCGGAAAGCTGCATCTCCATGGACCATGACCGCCCATCACTCCCATACACTCTCCTGCTGATCCTATAATCAATAGGCCAAACAGCCAAAACAGCTTTACagactccattttttttcttttccttcaacaCCAGCTAACACAAGAATCCTCACAGCGCTCCACTGAGTTATAGCCACTGACAAGTGAGATGTGATCTGTTGTGTTCAAAATGATGAAGTCATCTGTGTTTGATTGTACCTAAAAAGGTAGTAGGTTGATTTGCAGACAGATAATAAATTTGGTCTTAGTtaggataaaataataagagaaagATACGATTTGTTTCTTAGTGATCATCCCATATATTCAATTGGGTTGGACccatttgaagaaaattttattatttttagggaAATGCTACATCAACCATGACCGGGTATTTGATCAAAAGGATAACATAGCCCATATTTTGCAGATAACAAATATTAACCCATCAAATGGACTGCATTGTTTATATGATGAAGGCTGCAAGTCCGTGACTTCACAGGCCACACATGATGATGCCCCCAAGCCCTACATCTCACGTCCTTCCCAAGTCATGATGACCCTTAATGTATATTAtccttattttgaatttatggtAAGGGTTGTGACAAAAATTTGActataaattgaatatattcaCATCCAGAAGGTGATGTTTGAGAAATTTTCTCCTAGTGCTTTCAGAGTTTGAGAGTCATTAATGAAATGATTGAAGCTAATAGCTAATGGGGGCGATTATTTGAAATGAGTAATATGTAATAAATGTGAGATAAAAGAGAGAATGGGCTTGTGGTTGATGAAGGGACCCTCGACCGTTTTCCATGAGAAGGAGTAAAGGACAAGACTCAAGGCGTGTCACCTACGACTTATGAGTTTGTGTGGGTTGGCTGTTGGTCCCCTTCCCTCCTCATTTGGTTTAGGACCACGCGCACTTCATTTGGATGCAGTGGGGGACTACATCATAGTTCCAGGACATGGTCCACTCAAATCACATCCAGACATTAATGTTGGATCAGTTTTTTCTGTACTTCTCCCTTTCTATTTTATACTTAGTTCCAGAATTTTCAGTTCCATTATTCAACTATTTCTTTTGAGGActtcccattttccttttttcagaTATGTTCTAAACGTGACGTGATAATTGATACATGGGCATATCATAAACCAGGAGGATCATTCGATCTTCGGCTACTGAAGAACAATCTTTTGTGACTGGAATTCGGGCAATTAGACTTCTATTCTTGGATTGTTTAACAGTGAAACCTCGGAAATGCCTGTGCGGATGTGCTCATATTAGACCCAAACCCATTGCAAAAGTACTTGGTCTCACTTTTGGGATCAGGTATTAAGCCTTGTTATTATGTTCCACAAAGATCCCTCAAATCACAACTTGAATTATGTCAAACAGGACATCCCCTATTACAGACTTTAtttactactttttttttccatgaacATAGCCAAGGCAGATTATCATGACTCTGATGGaatccatttatttttgttcaaattcaTACCAGTTCAGCTATGTCTTAAACCAACAATACCTCCACATACTTATAGCTCATGCACCCTTCTGAATTATATGCAATGGACCAAGACAATTGAGTTGTTGGATAGCAAACAATGACCATGTGTTTGGGCTAAGAACAAGCATTTGTAATTGGGACCGGAGGATCAGACAGTGAACGGCTGATAATCTTGGTTGCAACCCATCGATTGGCAGCCTCAGTATAGTGTATGCCATCCCAGCTAATGCGAGCCCAGGGATCATCACAAGGATTACCATACACTGTCTCATTCACTTCCATGGTAGACCCACAGAAGACTGGATAAGGAAATAGACTACCACAACAGTAGTTCAAAGGGTCATCAAAGCCTGCCATCACCACACAGTTTAGACCTGTCATACAGATTATGAGTGAGCCAGAACACCACATTACAGTGGAATATTGTTAACAATGAGACTCACAAACAGGCCTACCTTGATTCTTTGCATCGCTGATTAGTGAAAATTTAGCTGAATAGATGTCAATGTTGGGTTACACTTACACCGTCCTTTAGCTGCTGGTTGAACTGAGCAATGTCGTTTTGGTACTTGATACAACCGTACTGGTCAAGAGAACCGTTCATGGCTTGGTACGGTCGAAGAATCTTGCCCCTTCATCGTAAAGTTGCTACAATGTCAAGGATTACCATAAATGAGATGGTGATTACAGGACCATGAAATGCAACCGAAGAAATGGCAATGAATCAGAGGGAGTGTTgttagaatttgagaattttttagaTACTTTAAGAAAtcttttgtatattttgttAACAGTAGAATTAGTTGAAAAGTTGTGAAGACCCGTATTTTGtggaatttgtttttgaaaaagctAGATGTGTTAGTTGGATTTGGTACTGACTTAACAGTAATGTAcctaaaattgtaatatttatgtCATCATATGAATGAAATTGTGTGTTCACAAGTGTTTGTTGCTTACCTGTAGTGCTTGAGTGAATTGATTAACTATGTCTGGAATAGTTGCTCGAACCTGCTCTTCTGTCTTGTTTTGGAAAGCATATGCAAGATCGTTCTGGCCAATATCAATTATGTACAAGGCCTTTGAAAATTCACTAGGTTTTGggggattttttataaaagtacggcaatttttttaaataatgtctaaattatcatgataaaaaataattttaaatttatgtagTTTTGTCCAACGAGAAAAGAGAACAAATTTATAAGTgagaaatcgtcttttgaagatACGATAGTGACgatttccaaaataataataataataattctcactttaaatttttttttaaaaaaaaaaacacctaacacaaaaaaaaaaattctcactttaaattttttttttttttaaatctgaGTGAGAAATTGTCTatttaagagacgatttccataaaaaaaaaaaaaaattaaattctaactttaaattttaaaaaaaaaaaaaaaaaaaaaaaaaccatgtggGAAATCTCTCTTAAAGAGGCGATTTCTCACAaaagtcattaaaaaaaaaaacacctaagtaggaaatcgaaaaaaaaaaagattctcactttaaaattaaacaaaaaaaatctaaatgcgaaattgtctcttaaagagacgattttcacacaaaaaaaattaattaattctcacttaaaaaaaaaaaaaaaagcatgtgggaaatcgtctcttaaagagacaatttccatacaaaaaaaaaattaaattctcactttaaaattaataaaaataaataaataaataaaaaccatgatCGTCATACAATTTCCCACAAAAGTCACTCTCCCCACAACAAAAGccaaaagtgagaaattctcacttaaaaaaataaaaacaaaatcttaaaattttttttttcattctttattctatttatataataattcgattattataaatatatattataaaattaattaattttatttacaaaatttaatttataaataatatactaaatttaatataaggtaaataatatttatttattgtttttttctttcactttggaattaaaaaaaactattatcaattttatgtgaaaattaagtttaaaaaaattgttattaatttattaaataaaaaaataaaaaaacaaaaatgtcagaaacgattttcaaaaaaaaaaaattttaattcatttttctattccatattatacttatacaataatacaattattaaaaatatatattataaattaattaattgtatttaatttaatataagataaataatatttctcTTATATTAAAGTTAGTatactatttataaattaaatttagtatattatttatagtttttttttaattccaaagtgaaagaaaaaaacaatatataaatattatttatcttatattaaatttagtatattatttataaattaaatttagtaaataaaattaattaattttataatatatatctataataatcaaattattgtataaatagaataaaaaatgaaaaaaaaaatttaaggttttttttttttaaagtgaaaatTTCTCACTTTTAGCTTTTGTTGAGGGAGGGTGAAAGAGACTATTTCccacattgttttttttttttcttttaattttaaagtgagaatttaattttttattttttttttatgggaaatcgtctcttaattgagatgttttttttttttttttaattttaaagtgagaattaattttttaatttttttgttggacAAAACTaaatagatttggaattattttttttaccatggTAATTTAggcattatttaaaaaaaccgCCGTACTCTTCTCAAAAATCCGGTTTTGGGAGACAGGCTGCATATGATGAGATCATCCCTGAGCCAAAGATGTCATCTGTTAAACCATGAGAGTTAGCACAACAAATCATTCAAGCTCGGTTTAGTTGCCAAGAAATGAAATATGGCAACAGAAAGCGAATTGGGAACCCCAACAAAGAATAGGAATGCAGTCTTACAATCAAGCATTTTCTAGATGCATTGGATATGAAAAGGAGAGGATTCTTAACTGACCGGAATCACTGAGGTTCTTATAAAGCTCTGTGGTGCGTGATTTTAATTGTATGAACTGGGAGACTTGAACACCGAGATGGAAAGGACTAAAATCACCAGGCTGAATGGATGAGCCTCCTGTTGCAAAATTTGCTCCATGTCTAAAATTGGTTCCTATGGAATCCAAGTATGCGCTCAGGAACGGTAGTCCCAAGTTCTCAGCTGCAAGGGTTTAATACCAACTATTAAATGATATGAATTCTGAAATCAAAATCAGGTAGTTTATATGTAGAAATATATGTTGAAATCCACCAGTTCTGTATAACATTTATGTTGGGACTTTAATGGATGATCTACTATGTAAAAAAGCAACCAAAGCACCAGTTTTGAGTTCCAATTTCATGTTTAGAGGCACTTTTAAGATACCTATGAAATCAATGATAAGACGCCCATCAGATAATCTTCCAGAAGGTTTTCTGAAGAAGATTTGGCCGTAGGGAGGAGGTACCTGAACAAGTGCAGCAGACCACCCTCCTGTGTCTGAATTCGAATCTCCAAAATTATAAACAGCAGGGAATGCATAGCTTGATGAACCACCCATAACCACAACTATTTTCCCCAAAACCAAAAGTGGAAAAATCCAGAACACCCTTTCAGAATCCATGATGTTTGTGCCTTGTGAACAAATACACTTCACCCAAAGAATGAACTCTTCCCTTTTTGCTTGTGTATGCTGCAACCTTCTGagtgttatatatatacatacatatctatatatacatatcaCCAAGGTGGCATTAGAGTGGAGGACAGCTGCAGATCCGATTGGAAAAATAGAAGTGGATAGGTAGTGTTATTTCGGCTAACTGGACAATGTAGATTCCACCAGAGTTCTAATAAAGCCAACAAGCATAGCATGGCTTCTGGGCTCCTACCAATATGGATGATATCAAGGTCAAGTGGCAACATAACCAACATTAAAAACAGTAGCTCAAATGGCATCACATCCATTGTCCTGTTACATGTCTTTGTCTCCTTCTTACTACCATATTCAAATCCTGGACTCTCAGAAATACTTTACAATTGCTTTCTTCAATCACAATAGGGAATTCTCTGTCGGGTTCTGCCATTGCTTTGTAGTAGGACAAATAATCCTCCAAAGCTATTTTAACGTTGTGGgttataaaatattgatatattagttttttataaTCAGAACAAAAGAATATAATTTGGGATATGGAAAGGGAAGGGGCAGCTTATGACAGAAGATTACTTTGAAAGCCTGATAATCTATCTGATATTGATAATGGCATTATGTTAAAAATTCCAAAGTCAGCATTGGGGTTTAAGAAGAAAAGGATAGGAGGAGATGCTCTGTTTGAGCCTCATGCCTTTGATCCATCTTTAAGATTCTGGAACCTCATTGCTTCTTGGTAACAAATTGGGTTCTCAGCAGATTGAGTGGATATTGTATCAAAAATCACTGCTcatgtaaaactaaaaatttcagATGCCAAATCATTTTAGAATTAGGTTCCTCTGTAATTGGTTTCTGGGCTCACAGGAACTGTAAAGCCATCTTGATCTTTgtggaaaaagaaaggaatgatTTGAATTACCAATTTCTTTCGCAATGGGGGGCATACCATTCTTAAAAATCCAGCTGCTAATGACTTAAGGAAGGGTAAAACAGGGTAACAAGATCTGCTACCATGTTGTGAGTTCAACATTATAAAGATTATTCCTTTCCTAGAAGGGTTAAGAAGAAGAGAAGGCATTTTCTCACTGCAATCATCTACCAGAGGAAGAGATATCTTGCAAGCCTGATACTTTGTGACTGAATTTCAGTCACTGTACATGGAATATGGCCACTTCAACCTTTTGGAAAAATCAAAGACAACCCAAAAGTTGGGATAATGGTTTGCCATGCATGAAACCTGGCTTAGGAAGTAATGGATTTCAAGAACCTGTGCAAAGGAGTGGATGTCATAGACATTCCtaggatgaaaaataaaaatgatgtctTAACTATATGAACACAATTTATAGGAAACATTTTCTCAATGCAGCTAATTGTAGTCatgataatttaaatataacaGATCAATGACTGTAACTTACATGTTCAAACATACTATGCCACATAATCATGAATTTGCAAATTCCTAGTTACTGAGACTAATTTATGTAAGTAGCAGGATGAGAAGACCATTTTGTTACTGGCCTGAAcacaatttctttctttatttgaaaaaatgaatcatatatatctcaaattgaaaaaaacaaaacaaaacaaaacaaaaaacaaaaaacaaaaataaaacaaaatgtaaaaaaggaagaaagaaaaaactaagaaaGTAATCTGATGGAGGTTCTCGAAATGCTGCCAAACTGCAGTTAGTCACACTTCAGTTCTTGCTGAAGGTGAATTTCCAGACATAAAAAGGTAAATGGTATCCTATAAATACAAGTTTTGGCAGGAAGAGTGGATACAGACCCTGTGCATCTAATGGATATGCTGATTATGCAATTGTCGTGAACTCCAAGTACCATTCATAGGGGAACATGGGAAAATAACTGTTGGCAGCCTCTTGCTTTCCACCAAGTGAGGAAAATCAATGGTGTAGTGAAGTCCCCGACTCTCGTGCCTAGCAAGGGCACTGCTTACTACCAGCTTTGCACAACAGAAGAGGTTCCTCATTTCACAAGCTTCAAGTCCCACCATTGTTGGCTCCCATCCCTGCTGGAATAAGTACTGCTCCCACTTAGCCTCCAACTCAGCAATCCTCTGCTCAGCAGTTTTCAGCCTTCTTGTTGAACGAACAATTCCTACATACTTCCACATGATTGATTGCAGTTCTTTCCTCACTTTTCTTGTCCCACTTAAAACATCGTTCATTATATTGCTCCCAAGTGAAGTTGGCACAACAGGTTCTGCCCACCAATTTGAAGCACTGAGATCCAGAGTGGAATTACTCATGTGATCAATTGAGGGCTGCACAGCTCTTCGTGCAAAAACAAGTGCCTCAAGCAGTGAGTTGCTTGCAAGTCGATTTGCTCCATGCAAACCCGTGCATGCAACTTCACCTGCCACATACAGGCCTCTCACATTTGTCTCCCCTTGGAGTCCAGCACGAACCCCCCCACACATGTAATGAGCAGCTGGAACCACTGGTATTGGTTGGCGGGTAATGT
Above is a genomic segment from Vitis riparia cultivar Riparia Gloire de Montpellier isolate 1030 chromosome 14, EGFV_Vit.rip_1.0, whole genome shotgun sequence containing:
- the LOC117930196 gene encoding GDSL esterase/lipase At3g27950-like — its product is MESVKLFWLFGLLIIGSAGECMGVMGGHGPWRCSFPAIFNFGDSNSDTGGRSAAISEVFLPNGETFFGKASGRFCDGRLILDFISETLGLPYLNAYLDSMGTNFWHGANFATGGSSIRPGGYSPFHLEIQLAQFKRFKSQTTALYQQLNHNCTTPPFKSKVPRPRDFSKALYTIDIGQNDLAYGFQHTNEEKVLASIPDILNVLSGVVHQLYEEGARTFWIHNTGPIGCLPYSVIYYQQKPRNLDRYGCVKPHNKVAQEFNKQLKDMVIKLRAQLPHAAFTYVDVYSVKYSLVSQAKDLGFVDLMNFCCGSYYGYHAECGQKAVVNGTVYGIPCEHPSRHISWDGTHYSEAANEWVAKAILNGSFSDPPIPVSEACHQ
- the LOC117930194 gene encoding protein KINESIN LIGHT CHAIN-RELATED 2-like, whose amino-acid sequence is MPGLVMDGLHRDGMANYTPKEGFSNSPVSALSPQSHESGSIDLVIDGVINTSIEQLYHNVCEMQSSDQSPSRRSFISYGNESRIDSELYHLVGGLFGDAEVMKEVVVMKNKGEDNEGNLVSEKENGSVDRRTGIKDKTQFASEKSVPSLQWKRPSSHLHLESEGSPKSNPNERPPIDKRRERNLRKPNGVIPIRKQKNFASGVKFHNGTEDLLEAGLDNPDLGPFLLKQTRDLISSGENPQKALELALRAVKSFEITGNGKPNLELVMCLHVIAAIYCSLGQYDEAIPSLERSIEIPVIEEGQNHALAKFVGCMQLGDTYAMIGQIENSILCYTAGLEIQRQVLGEMDSRFGETCRYLAEAHVQALQFDEAKKLCQMALNIHKKNGTPASLEEAADRRLMALICDSKGDYEAALEHYVLAGMAMAANGQEIDAASIDCSIGDTYLSLARYDEAVFSYQKALTVFKSTKGENHPTVASVFVRLADLYNKVGKLRESKSYCENALRLYGKPNPGIPSEEIASGLIDISAIFESMNELEQALKLLQKALKIYGNAPGQQSTIAGIEAQMGVIYYMMGNYSASYNSFSSSISKLRASGEKKSAFLGIALNQMGLACVQRYAIGEAAELFEEARSILEKEYGPCHPDTLGIYSNLAGTYDAMGRLEDAIEILEYVVGVREEKLGTANPDVDDEKRRLTELLTEAGRVRSRKTRSLQTFLDTNPQATINDAIKVL